The segment GGAAAATCGATATTGGAGGAATAACCTGATAAAAGGTAAAATACATAGCCTATGTGATACGTTTTAGTTAACTTTAGAGTTAACTTCAGATTAACTTTAGTCGAGGATTTATTTGTAACGGAAATTTGCTCATCCTATTGGACGCTTTGACAACAACTGTAAATGGATTACCCAAGAATCGTACATATACTGTAACTTACACCACGACGATCCGCGTGAAAACGTGTCTGACGGCAGCTaattatgatattgttatttaTGCAGGACGTGTTTGGCAGGCTGTCCTAAGCTTCGCCTGAAAGGTTTGATTTTATCCTTGTTGAAGTAAGTATGCTGCAGTATgagccaagggcgtaggaaccggagggggggggggggctgggggggcgccagcccccccagtgaaaaatgtggaggggcggaagtatcattccgcccccccgcttcgcaagtcagaaaacccctttttcatttccaaatgagaaaaaaaaatctcatttggagcaccaaattgcatctaaggcctggtgaaaatacaaaactaagtttacaaaatggagtgggtgttgaagtgtgctgtattgcaccaaattgcatctgaggctacctggaaatgcaaaaaaatccaaaggggagggggacaccccctccccttagacccctcccccaggccggccatcagtcttcagccccccccccactcaaaagtaccttcctacgccactggtatgAGCATTATAACATTACTGAAgtcattgaagactcgccccaaaccgcgtgccgcgctctgaaaaagttaactatccgttgcttgcaaatgacgttttcttcttgtcgctacaaaatgcattcagtaatgaaacgtgataccttgttatcttttatctagacctgagatgtccacgctgctgtgtacactgtgttgtgggtattgaccgtagctgtatgtattgactgtacactagtgtctaattaccgacggtagcaagctgtgtgtgtattttctgggatcgatggtggtgtctaacacttctgttacacctcattctaaactaggtcagattaccggcatgagaaaTTTGTTTGTTCGCGAGTCTGCACACCCTTTAAGGGATcactttaggcacaaaattacaTTTAATGTGTATAGAGACCGttagaaataaaatgttaactaTCCTTGTTGTTTTTTCTATATACTATTTTCAATCTTTGAGAAGTGACCCTTTAAACACGTGAGGCATAttaatgaaagtggctggacttcTTGGTCTATGACATATTTAAATTCTGCCTAAACTAACCTTCTGGTGGATCTGAACCCTAGGCAACAACTCATCAACGACTTAAGCAATATATGGTGTATTAAAATGCAACTAATTCGTTGAAATATGTAGATCGAACAACCAAACCTATGAACACATTTATATTCATAGATTTACGCCCATTTTGCGTACGCAGTTCAATGTTTGTACAattgttttgtaaaaaaaatacatgtaaaTGATgaatgactgactgactgaatgaatgaatgactgactgaatgaatgaatatatatgaatgcatatatatatacttttcttaTTTGCTTACTTACAGGTTCAgcgaaatatatattaaaagtatGGATGGCGTGCTCGAGAAAGTCTCTCGTCTCGGTCGTAGAAAGCCTTTCGACTCTTGGGACGTCGATTATAACTTACAAACTCCGCTCAAGCGAAAACTCTCTACTTTCAGCCTTGTCTTCCTCTGTCTTGGAGAGACACTAGGCTTTGGTATTTTTCTAGTCAATGGTTACGTTTCCAAAGAAGTAGCAGGCCCTGGCACTGTCTTGTCCTTCGTTTTGGCTGGATTAATCGCGCTCATTCCTGCAGCGTGTTACGCAGAGTTCGCCGCTAAATTACCTCGTATGGGATCGTCCTACGATTATATTTATGTGACAATGGGAGAGTTTATCGCATTTCTAGTTGGATGGAATCTTATCTTGGAGTTTGTTCTGAGAGCCATCTCTATGGCACAGATGTGTAGTTATACCTTAGATCAACTGACCGACAACGAGATACAAAACTTAACAATCTCTACGTTCCAACAAGGGACGCCGTGGACGTATGATTACATCGTTGACTATCCAAACATATTAGGATCAATATGTATCATTGCAGCCATAGCGGTCGTCTATTTTGGCGCCAATTTTACTGCCAAGGTTATTTCGACTTTATTAGTTTTTAAATTCGCTGTCGTCTGCTTCACGATATATATTGGTATTGTGACCGCAGGTGACACAACCTTTTCTACTCATAAGAGAGGCTTTCTACCCTATGGAACCGTTGGGGTAATACGCGGAATTCTTCCGTGTTATTTTGCATTTACGGCGTTCAATACTATCGGTGCGCTTGGAGCGGAAGTTAAAGTTCCTCAAAGACACATTCCGCGTTCCATCACCATTTACATGATTATTAGTGTCATAACGTACGTTTTAAATGCCATTTCGCTTAATTTGGCAGTAAATAGTGAACATATTAAATCCGGTCAAGCTTACTTTGAAACATTCAGCATCACAGGGCACAAAAGTCTTGTGTGGGGCAGATATTTTATTGGCTTAGGTTCCGTTTGTACTGTTTTCTCTTCGGTAATCATCAACATATTTTGTGTTCCAAGGATACTTCTTTCAATGTGTACTGACGGTCTTTTATTCCCGTGCTTAGATGAAGATACATTTGTTGGGAAACGTCTTAGCTTGAAAGAAACGTTGATATTTGGTTTCATTCTGGTCGTGGTGACCATGTTTATCAAAGTACATGCTTTCGAGCAGTTTCAATCAGCAGGTATACTTTGTTCTCTGATCCTGGTGAGTGTGGCACTTATAATCCTCCGTTACACTCCTTACCGAGTTGAAGTTATTAAAGTAACTGAAGATGTACCTACCAATGAAGACGACATTGAAGATATTTTTGAAGAACCAATCGACAAGGCTGTAGTGACCAAGCAGAGCGATGGTAAAATATCAAATTCACGAGACGCTCTTTCCAAGCAAGAAACTGATGAGGAAACAAGCACAGCTGAAGAAAATATAGAA is part of the Apostichopus japonicus isolate 1M-3 chromosome 11, ASM3797524v1, whole genome shotgun sequence genome and harbors:
- the LOC139976142 gene encoding cationic amino acid transporter 4-like, with translation MDGVLEKVSRLGRRKPFDSWDVDYNLQTPLKRKLSTFSLVFLCLGETLGFGIFLVNGYVSKEVAGPGTVLSFVLAGLIALIPAACYAEFAAKLPRMGSSYDYIYVTMGEFIAFLVGWNLILEFVLRAISMAQMCSYTLDQLTDNEIQNLTISTFQQGTPWTYDYIVDYPNILGSICIIAAIAVVYFGANFTAKVISTLLVFKFAVVCFTIYIGIVTAGDTTFSTHKRGFLPYGTVGVIRGILPCYFAFTAFNTIGALGAEVKVPQRHIPRSITIYMIISVITYVLNAISLNLAVNSEHIKSGQAYFETFSITGHKSLVWGRYFIGLGSVCTVFSSVIINIFCVPRILLSMCTDGLLFPCLDEDTFVGKRLSLKETLIFGFILVVVTMFIKVHAFEQFQSAGILCSLILVSVALIILRYTPYRVEVIKVTEDVPTNEDDIEDIFEEPIDKAVVTKQSDGKISNSRDALSKQETDEETSTAEENIELFSTAEPDDQQLGLLETELSRLLPSSDDEIEGSNPLQMVGRNSKLNNSNIALNIPGSLKADLHHAFDPIGRFSPGAVVVTCLLSTIAFQVGFAAVVTSTGFLVLSKSKVWSVLQVILLALSLVSVLPIYLHYQRERQKGISEVPFVPTLPLISIFIDILFLFQIPPTTWVRSLLWLVVGMLIYLTFGFSHSRQNYNRNEKKDTKYNISYHRNVPPKEQFETVEIFQQLYRNN